A region from the Mariprofundus sp. NF genome encodes:
- a CDS encoding restriction endonuclease, translated as MDKTPRIATYDRRKLFLWPEGSPAIYDSDDHFKSLIATEKCDICNKSLIFEKNHTESLDEDFYYILICPSCGYWKGRACFDNSRLLNGTFFELIHDFGINGRIRKLPLDSREISTVSLLKYLSSHHSNMTHMNPFRAEKFVMDLLGDWFECDVTYVGGSKDGGVDGYLLKNNDITSIIQVKWRREINKAESISTIRELAGSMLVNNVPNGYLVTTRDHVSSQSKQEIESINDRSIAGIGQLSIGYKAYNDLIDMIDLSFRKMSDSPKLEIDGIEPYDVDALFNIDDRDNDKIVIEDDDFDAMKIIQENTALVNQADMALFLHENKIIKPNK; from the coding sequence ATGGATAAGACGCCTAGAATAGCCACGTATGACAGACGAAAACTTTTTTTATGGCCAGAGGGTTCTCCGGCCATTTATGATTCAGACGATCATTTTAAAAGTTTGATCGCCACTGAGAAATGTGACATTTGTAACAAAAGCCTGATATTTGAAAAGAACCACACGGAAAGCCTGGACGAAGATTTTTATTACATTTTAATATGCCCTTCATGTGGGTACTGGAAAGGCAGAGCATGCTTTGATAATAGTCGCCTATTAAATGGCACGTTTTTCGAATTAATACATGATTTTGGAATCAATGGGAGAATAAGAAAATTACCATTAGATTCTAGAGAAATATCAACAGTAAGTCTATTGAAATACCTTTCCAGCCACCACTCTAATATGACACATATGAATCCATTTAGAGCCGAGAAGTTTGTTATGGATTTATTAGGGGATTGGTTTGAATGTGACGTGACATATGTTGGCGGATCAAAGGACGGCGGCGTTGATGGTTACTTGTTAAAAAACAACGATATTACGAGCATTATTCAGGTGAAATGGAGAAGGGAAATAAATAAAGCAGAATCAATTAGTACAATAAGAGAGCTAGCTGGTAGTATGCTAGTGAATAACGTCCCAAACGGATACCTAGTGACAACACGTGATCACGTATCCTCTCAATCAAAGCAAGAAATTGAATCGATAAATGATAGATCTATTGCTGGAATCGGCCAACTAAGTATTGGGTACAAAGCATATAATGACCTAATTGACATGATTGACCTCTCTTTTAGAAAAATGTCAGATAGCCCAAAACTCGAAATTGACGGTATAGAACCATATGACGTCGATGCTTTGTTTAACATAGATGATAGAGACAACGACAAGATTGTAATTGAAGATGATGACTTTGATGCAATGAAAATAATTCAAGAAAATACAGCGCTCGTGAATCAAGCTGATATGGCTTTATTCCTGCATGAGAATAAAATCATTAAGCCTAACAAATAA
- a CDS encoding response regulator produces MALFHHVEDSKGLCELFSEIMKSFGHEMVSFENGLHYLKHMDSPEYICPVAIFTDIDMPKMGGYEMIEKVINRYPNRLIVVLSAHRDSNNINEAHVFQHVDKPFHPESMGTIAKVLIAKKISLGQDADFLNER; encoded by the coding sequence TTGGCTCTGTTCCATCATGTCGAAGACTCCAAAGGATTGTGTGAACTGTTTTCTGAGATAATGAAATCATTCGGACACGAAATGGTTTCATTTGAGAATGGTCTACATTACCTCAAACACATGGACTCCCCTGAATATATCTGCCCTGTAGCAATATTTACTGACATTGATATGCCTAAAATGGGTGGCTATGAGATGATAGAAAAAGTCATAAATCGTTATCCTAATCGTTTAATTGTAGTTCTTTCTGCTCATCGGGACAGCAATAATATCAATGAAGCACATGTATTTCAGCATGTGGATAAACCATTTCACCCTGAGTCTATGGGGACGATTGCTAAGGTCTTAATCGCCAAAAAAATCTCTCTTGGCCAAGATGCTGATTTCTTGAATGAGCGCTAA
- a CDS encoding ATP-dependent endonuclease, which translates to MHISKASLVNYRNFSNTSFFFNKGVNTVIGENASGKTNLFRAIRLLLDDSMPRSVIKLDEKDFFRGLGDWRGHWIIISLEFDEISQDESIQALFLHGLGNIEGETVSRATYNLIFRPNASVRSELSQLTLGDTVGLGLILGRLSLDDYEAVVTGKSSADFNDSSVYKRLVGDFVGVQFPAQLDPPEIGSRMPPILSMSKEVSFTFIQALRDVVSDFHNNRRNPLLTLLKRKSGEVDPAEFGPIANQVDVLNSSIEALSDVIEIRGDIHTTINNTVGDAYSPVSLSIKSDLSDEAEQLFQSLKLFIAESDDGHEGAIHEMSLGGANLIYLTLKLLEFKYQKANQSIANFLIVEEPEAHIHTHIQKSLFDKINYTNAQVIYSTHSSHISEVSNVKSVNVIGKVDGKCEAFQPAAGLLPNQIGSVQRYLDAIRSNLLFARSVVLVEGDAEEILIPILIKKVMGVSLDELGISLVNIRSTGFENVALLFHDDRIRKKCSIITDLDETFFDTTEIVGDTNAVKSAKKRALGSRASGIARKAALDAFCNGNTWVRPFYAPHTFEVDFIAVGNSKSLVSILPDVYVDTTTIATSEAELESGDIAIFGKRALTMANHSGKGWFAILLGKAVDYNTIIPEYIVNAIFFAHAHISNDVIFKILNHRLFLFAKELDANRAMVDAARGQTEQWYSSWETYISTNRAAVLVLYPKLKGFRDGVLNFNQIRSDMLTHLPNDKINPILARL; encoded by the coding sequence ATGCATATATCCAAAGCTAGCTTGGTGAATTATCGAAATTTTTCCAATACGAGTTTCTTTTTCAATAAAGGAGTGAACACGGTCATTGGTGAGAATGCTTCGGGGAAAACCAATCTTTTCAGAGCAATCCGACTATTGCTAGATGATTCAATGCCTCGCTCAGTCATCAAGCTTGATGAAAAGGATTTTTTTAGAGGACTGGGTGATTGGCGCGGTCATTGGATTATCATCAGCTTGGAGTTTGATGAAATCTCCCAAGATGAATCGATTCAAGCGCTATTCCTCCATGGTCTAGGAAATATTGAAGGAGAAACAGTTAGTAGAGCAACCTACAATTTAATCTTTCGACCTAATGCATCGGTTCGAAGTGAGCTATCTCAACTTACGTTAGGAGATACCGTAGGTCTTGGACTCATACTTGGAAGACTAAGTCTTGATGACTATGAGGCTGTTGTAACGGGGAAAAGCAGTGCTGATTTTAACGATTCAAGTGTCTACAAACGTCTCGTTGGAGACTTTGTAGGTGTCCAGTTCCCCGCCCAACTAGATCCCCCCGAAATTGGAAGTAGAATGCCTCCAATTTTATCCATGAGTAAAGAAGTGTCTTTCACCTTTATTCAAGCATTAAGAGATGTCGTTTCAGACTTTCATAACAATCGACGGAACCCTTTATTGACCCTTCTGAAAAGAAAAAGTGGTGAAGTCGACCCAGCCGAATTCGGTCCGATTGCGAATCAAGTAGATGTCTTGAATAGTTCAATTGAAGCTCTGTCTGACGTAATTGAAATTCGGGGTGACATCCATACCACCATCAATAACACAGTGGGTGATGCCTACTCACCAGTCTCCTTGTCGATTAAATCTGATCTCTCAGATGAAGCAGAACAGTTATTTCAATCTTTGAAATTGTTTATTGCAGAATCTGATGATGGGCACGAGGGCGCTATTCATGAGATGAGTTTGGGCGGAGCAAATTTGATTTACCTGACACTTAAGTTGCTTGAATTTAAGTATCAAAAGGCTAATCAGTCTATTGCAAACTTTTTAATAGTTGAGGAGCCAGAAGCTCATATCCATACTCATATTCAGAAGTCTTTATTCGATAAGATTAATTATACAAATGCGCAAGTAATTTACTCAACACACTCATCTCATATTTCAGAGGTTAGTAATGTAAAAAGCGTCAATGTTATAGGTAAGGTCGATGGAAAATGTGAAGCATTTCAACCAGCAGCAGGATTATTGCCAAATCAAATCGGAAGCGTTCAACGCTATCTAGATGCTATTCGGAGTAATTTGCTTTTTGCTAGAAGCGTAGTGCTCGTAGAAGGCGATGCGGAAGAAATATTAATCCCCATTTTAATCAAAAAAGTGATGGGTGTCAGTCTCGATGAGCTGGGTATCAGTCTAGTGAATATCCGGAGTACTGGTTTTGAAAATGTTGCTTTGTTATTCCATGATGATCGGATTAGAAAGAAGTGCAGTATTATTACTGATCTGGATGAAACTTTTTTTGATACCACTGAAATTGTTGGAGACACCAACGCTGTAAAGAGTGCAAAAAAAAGAGCACTGGGTTCTCGCGCCTCTGGCATTGCTAGAAAGGCAGCTCTTGATGCATTCTGCAATGGTAACACTTGGGTTAGACCATTTTATGCCCCACATACATTCGAAGTTGATTTCATTGCAGTTGGGAATAGTAAGAGTCTTGTTAGTATTTTACCGGATGTCTATGTAGATACTACTACCATTGCCACATCAGAGGCTGAACTCGAATCAGGTGACATTGCAATATTTGGAAAGCGTGCTCTAACGATGGCGAACCATTCAGGGAAAGGATGGTTTGCAATATTATTAGGTAAGGCTGTCGACTATAATACGATTATTCCAGAGTATATTGTAAACGCGATATTTTTTGCACATGCACATATCAGCAATGATGTTATTTTCAAAATTCTGAACCACCGTTTATTTTTGTTTGCTAAGGAATTAGACGCGAATAGAGCTATGGTGGATGCAGCCAGAGGGCAAACAGAACAATGGTATTCCAGTTGGGAAACATATATATCAACTAACCGAGCCGCTGTATTGGTATTGTACCCGAAGTTGAAAGGTTTCCGTGATGGAGTATTGAATTTCAACCAAATTCGATCCGATATGCTCACACATTTGCCTAATGATAAAATCAACCCCATTCTTGCAAGGCTCTGA
- a CDS encoding UvrD-helicase domain-containing protein encodes MWNDSDLNDEQVEAIEEEKSVFLVACPGSGKTRTLTYKIARELSKLKEEKKWVVAITYTHRAADEIHERIEMLGVDTSKLWIGTIHSFCLEWILKPYGIYHDSLKYGFRVINSHDTEQKITELCLPFRNPKITVWNCGHHYTSTERVLTCSAVQRPYVENILDQYCANLHDNQQVDFEQILLFAYELIVQHSSISKLLSSLFSYILVDEYQDTKEIQYRIVAEIIKAGQGRVKSFIVGDPNQAIYGSLGGYAITAREFQAMANIEQREMSLSLNYRSSNRIVEYFSHYNVYDTSISAEGEFSDFPSVITFDTLTEKSELVEMLTQLIRHQIEVEGVPQNEICILAPQWIFLASMTRSLMTALPEYSFDGPGMVPFTRDIDNFWYKLTRIILSEPSPTMYVRRLRWAGEVLSSLEDANVDISSISRRMLLRECNTIMLAEQDGLEYLEQFMDQLFERLNIDYSDFPSLVEHHDAFFSSSRARIQRIQKEGTTFINTIDAFRKVFESRSGITVSTIHGIKGGEFDVVIAYALLQGLVPYSGNSNDSAKKLLYVIGSRARKHLHLISERGRRDAYTRTERIPTEVLNACSFDYDGERP; translated from the coding sequence ATGTGGAATGATAGTGACCTGAATGATGAACAGGTAGAGGCCATTGAGGAGGAAAAGAGCGTTTTCTTGGTGGCGTGCCCTGGTAGTGGAAAAACAAGAACGCTGACCTACAAAATAGCTCGCGAGCTATCAAAACTGAAAGAAGAAAAGAAATGGGTGGTAGCCATAACGTACACTCATAGAGCTGCTGATGAGATACATGAGCGCATTGAAATGCTTGGGGTGGACACTTCAAAGCTTTGGATTGGCACAATTCATTCTTTTTGTTTGGAGTGGATATTAAAACCTTATGGTATTTATCACGACTCATTGAAGTATGGATTTAGGGTGATCAATTCCCATGACACAGAACAGAAAATTACTGAACTATGCTTACCTTTCCGAAACCCTAAAATAACAGTTTGGAACTGTGGCCATCATTACACATCAACGGAACGAGTTCTGACTTGTAGCGCTGTTCAAAGACCATATGTCGAAAATATTCTGGATCAGTATTGTGCGAACTTGCACGATAATCAGCAAGTAGATTTCGAACAGATATTGTTGTTTGCTTACGAGTTAATTGTTCAGCACTCATCAATTAGCAAGCTACTTAGTTCATTGTTTTCTTACATATTGGTGGATGAGTATCAAGACACTAAAGAAATACAATATAGGATTGTAGCTGAAATTATAAAAGCGGGTCAGGGGAGGGTTAAGTCGTTCATTGTTGGTGACCCCAATCAAGCAATCTACGGATCTCTTGGTGGTTATGCGATTACAGCTAGAGAATTTCAAGCGATGGCAAATATTGAACAAAGAGAGATGAGTCTATCGCTCAACTATCGTAGTTCAAATCGTATTGTTGAATATTTTAGTCACTACAACGTTTATGATACGTCTATATCGGCGGAAGGTGAATTCAGTGACTTCCCAAGTGTGATTACATTTGACACATTAACAGAAAAGAGTGAATTGGTAGAAATGCTAACTCAACTTATTCGACACCAAATTGAAGTGGAGGGTGTACCTCAAAATGAAATTTGTATTTTGGCCCCGCAGTGGATCTTCTTAGCTAGTATGACTCGAAGTCTGATGACTGCTTTACCCGAATATAGTTTTGATGGCCCTGGTATGGTTCCCTTTACTCGTGATATTGATAACTTTTGGTACAAGTTAACGAGGATCATTTTATCCGAGCCATCTCCAACGATGTATGTTCGTCGTTTGCGATGGGCTGGTGAGGTATTATCATCATTAGAAGATGCAAATGTTGATATATCTAGCATCTCTAGGCGGATGTTACTTAGGGAATGTAACACGATAATGCTGGCTGAGCAGGATGGCCTTGAGTACCTAGAGCAGTTTATGGATCAATTGTTCGAACGATTAAATATTGATTATAGCGATTTCCCTTCCCTTGTTGAGCATCACGATGCATTTTTTTCAAGTTCACGTGCTCGAATTCAACGTATCCAGAAAGAGGGCACTACGTTTATCAATACAATTGATGCATTTCGTAAAGTATTCGAAAGTCGAAGTGGAATAACAGTCTCTACAATCCATGGAATAAAAGGTGGAGAATTCGATGTTGTTATAGCTTATGCCTTGCTTCAAGGATTGGTGCCTTATTCTGGCAATTCAAATGATAGTGCGAAGAAATTACTCTATGTGATTGGTTCCAGGGCTAGAAAGCACTTACATCTAATTTCAGAGAGAGGGCGACGAGATGCGTACACTAGGACAGAACGCATTCCTACAGAAGTTTTGAACGCCTGTAGCTTTGACTACGATGGGGAGCGTCCTTAA